Proteins from a genomic interval of Vreelandella profundi:
- a CDS encoding HAD-IA family hydrolase — protein sequence MSSVTPAKLIPAPFCLLFDCDGTLVDSEVLLADVMGTILPEFGLPFSAQQYMEEFRGVRFKTIVQTLESRFQALTDSDFSALEAGMRARMETRMRSELEAIPGMPAALEQLGAHPKAVVSNGPEPKIRCALESTELGHHFGDRLFSAYTLNVWKPDPELYRQAAAAMGYAPQACIVIDDAAVGVEAGLGAGMHVVHLNHFPEEENTPEGALGIHHASELPAAIARLSLKATV from the coding sequence ATGAGCAGTGTGACGCCCGCTAAACTAATCCCAGCTCCTTTCTGCCTACTTTTTGACTGCGACGGCACGCTGGTTGATAGCGAGGTGCTGCTCGCCGACGTCATGGGGACTATTCTTCCCGAATTCGGTTTGCCGTTTTCCGCCCAGCAGTACATGGAGGAATTTCGGGGAGTGCGTTTTAAGACCATCGTTCAAACGCTGGAAAGCCGCTTTCAAGCGCTCACTGACAGCGATTTTTCCGCGCTGGAAGCAGGCATGCGCGCACGTATGGAGACACGTATGCGCTCAGAGCTTGAAGCGATTCCCGGCATGCCCGCCGCACTGGAACAGCTAGGAGCCCACCCTAAAGCGGTGGTTTCCAACGGTCCTGAACCCAAAATCCGCTGCGCGCTAGAAAGCACCGAGCTTGGCCATCATTTTGGCGACCGCCTGTTCAGCGCCTATACCCTCAATGTATGGAAGCCAGACCCTGAGCTTTATCGGCAGGCGGCAGCCGCGATGGGCTACGCCCCCCAGGCGTGCATCGTGATTGATGACGCAGCCGTGGGCGTAGAAGCAGGTTTGGGGGCGGGTATGCACGTGGTGCATCTCAATCACTTTCCAGAAGAAGAAAACACGCCTGAAGGTGCGCTGGGCATTCATCACGCCAGTGAACTGCCAGCCGCTATCGCACGCTTGTCTCTTAAAGCAACGGTCTAG
- a CDS encoding 2-hydroxyacid dehydrogenase: protein MKKRLVVQGRLNDAQLAELSDLFEVDVLSKSAKLDAPETRALLAQAHGIVGSGLPITAEILDAAPNLAVIATISVGYDSIPVDELTKRGIMLCNTPDVLTETTADTGFTLIMATARRVVELAQWVKDGQWQAGVGPEQFGSDVHGKTLGMVGFGRIGQAVARRGALGFGMKVLYAKASAKPELDRELGAQHRELSELLAESDFVCVTVPLTAETERLIGAQEFALMKPSGIFINIARGKVVDENALIQALENGVIKAAGLDVFEQEPLPASSPLTTLANVVALPHIGSATHETRDAMAQRAVDNVRLALQGERPISLVNEETWQ, encoded by the coding sequence GTGAAAAAACGCTTAGTGGTTCAAGGACGTCTTAATGATGCTCAGCTAGCAGAGCTTAGCGACTTGTTTGAGGTAGACGTACTGTCTAAATCAGCCAAGCTTGATGCCCCAGAGACTCGCGCATTATTGGCCCAGGCCCATGGCATTGTGGGCTCCGGCCTGCCGATTACAGCAGAGATTTTAGACGCCGCGCCCAATCTTGCCGTCATCGCGACCATCTCTGTCGGCTATGACAGCATCCCCGTTGATGAACTCACTAAGCGCGGCATTATGCTGTGTAATACCCCTGACGTACTCACCGAAACCACGGCTGATACGGGCTTTACGCTTATTATGGCCACCGCAAGGCGCGTGGTTGAATTAGCCCAGTGGGTCAAAGATGGCCAGTGGCAGGCCGGCGTTGGCCCTGAACAGTTCGGTAGCGATGTGCACGGCAAAACGCTGGGCATGGTCGGCTTTGGACGCATTGGCCAAGCCGTCGCTCGGCGCGGTGCCCTGGGGTTTGGCATGAAGGTGCTTTACGCGAAAGCCTCTGCCAAGCCTGAATTAGACCGTGAACTAGGCGCCCAGCACCGCGAACTCAGCGAGCTGCTGGCTGAATCCGATTTTGTCTGCGTGACGGTTCCTCTTACCGCTGAAACCGAGCGCCTGATCGGCGCCCAAGAGTTTGCACTGATGAAGCCATCGGGCATCTTCATCAATATCGCCCGTGGCAAAGTGGTCGATGAAAATGCGCTGATCCAGGCACTCGAAAACGGCGTGATTAAAGCGGCCGGTCTGGATGTGTTTGAGCAAGAACCGCTGCCCGCCTCATCACCGCTGACCACGCTGGCGAATGTCGTTGCCTTGCCTCATATTGGTTCTGCCACCCATGAAACGCGCGATGCGATGGCCCAGCGCGCGGTGGATAATGTCCGCCTGGCGCTGCAGGGCGAGCGGCCCATTAGCCTGGTCAACGAAGAAACATGGCAATGA
- a CDS encoding sugar kinase, which yields MPPSFSNHPEILTFGEAMTMFVAQSPGKLSEIEHFQRRIAGADTNVAIGLARLGFHVGWLSRVGSDSFGDFIRQTLEHEGLDCRFLHNDSEHPTGLLFKERALDGADPRVEYFRRGSAASHLTPQDASDVDFSALRHVHATGIPPALSASARELSYHMLKEARAGGASISFDPNLRPSLWASESDMRETLNALAALSDWVLPGLSEGQLLTGQKTPYDVAGYYLDQGASAVIIKLGPEGSYYRGHLDGQEESFTVDGCQVAEVVDTVGAGDGFAVGVISALLDGRSARQSAMRGNLIGAQAIQVVGDMEGLPDRERLSTLEADQPTA from the coding sequence ATGCCTCCTTCATTTTCAAACCATCCGGAAATTCTCACCTTTGGCGAGGCCATGACCATGTTTGTGGCACAGTCGCCAGGCAAGCTTTCGGAAATAGAGCATTTTCAGCGCCGGATTGCCGGAGCAGACACTAACGTCGCGATTGGCCTGGCACGATTAGGGTTTCATGTTGGCTGGTTAAGCCGGGTGGGCAGCGACAGTTTTGGCGACTTTATTCGCCAAACGCTCGAACATGAAGGGCTCGACTGCCGCTTTCTGCATAACGATAGCGAGCATCCTACGGGGCTACTGTTTAAAGAGCGCGCGCTTGATGGTGCCGACCCGCGCGTTGAGTACTTTCGTCGCGGCAGTGCCGCTAGCCACCTAACCCCGCAAGACGCTAGCGATGTCGATTTCTCGGCGCTTCGCCATGTGCACGCCACCGGCATTCCCCCGGCGCTGTCTGCCAGTGCCCGCGAGCTTTCCTATCACATGCTCAAAGAGGCACGTGCGGGCGGTGCCAGCATTTCCTTTGACCCCAATTTACGCCCCAGCCTGTGGGCCAGCGAATCCGACATGCGCGAGACGCTCAATGCCCTTGCCGCCTTGTCTGACTGGGTATTGCCAGGGCTTTCAGAGGGCCAGCTACTTACCGGTCAGAAGACGCCCTACGACGTAGCAGGTTACTATCTTGATCAAGGCGCCAGCGCCGTCATAATCAAGTTGGGGCCAGAAGGCAGCTATTATCGCGGCCATTTAGACGGTCAAGAAGAGAGCTTTACAGTAGACGGTTGCCAAGTAGCCGAGGTTGTGGATACCGTAGGTGCCGGCGACGGCTTTGCAGTGGGTGTGATCAGCGCCTTGTTAGACGGCCGCTCTGCACGCCAATCGGCCATGCGCGGCAACCTGATTGGCGCTCAAGCGATTCAGGTCGTTGGCGATATGGAGGGTCTGCCTGATCGCGAGCGACTAAGCACGCTTGAAGCCGACCAGCCGACGGCTTAA
- a CDS encoding substrate-binding domain-containing protein, translating to MSTAARRSTLIEVARLAGASKTSVSRYFGDERERLSPPLQIRIAEAAERLGYQPNQMARGLKGGHSKLIGMLVADIRNPFSVAITHGVEQACRQHGYSLLMCNTDNDPAQERQHLALLGAYQVAGLVVNAAGSPERQLHRFISQGTPVVLLDREVNHVDAEVVGLDNQRAIALALDHLSTQGYQAVLYVSEAPERSSSRQQRLTHFTHDATRRELTHATLLLPADGDTAALETLRRFLSEHSTLSCAVLCANGNVTLNVARLFQKLGLRLGEVGLMGIDELDWCALVAPGITTLAQPTDTIGKTAVHCLMHRITPHKVAMPKQLSFPPKLMARGSTQR from the coding sequence ATGTCCACCGCCGCTCGCCGTTCCACCCTTATTGAAGTCGCGCGCTTAGCCGGCGCGTCTAAAACCAGCGTTTCGCGTTACTTCGGCGATGAGCGCGAGCGGTTATCGCCTCCGTTGCAGATACGTATTGCCGAGGCGGCGGAGCGGCTGGGCTATCAGCCCAACCAAATGGCGCGCGGTTTAAAAGGCGGCCATTCCAAGCTAATCGGTATGCTGGTGGCAGATATCCGCAATCCTTTCTCGGTCGCGATTACGCACGGCGTTGAACAAGCATGCCGCCAGCATGGCTATTCGCTGTTGATGTGCAACACCGACAATGACCCCGCGCAGGAACGCCAGCATCTGGCGCTGCTGGGCGCTTATCAGGTGGCAGGCTTGGTGGTTAATGCCGCCGGTAGCCCAGAGCGCCAGCTGCATCGGTTTATCAGCCAGGGAACACCCGTTGTCTTGCTCGACCGTGAAGTGAATCACGTCGATGCGGAGGTGGTAGGCCTAGACAACCAGCGAGCCATCGCATTGGCGCTCGATCATCTCTCTACCCAAGGCTACCAAGCCGTGCTGTATGTCAGCGAAGCGCCTGAGCGGTCGAGTAGCCGACAGCAGCGATTAACCCACTTTACTCATGACGCCACACGGCGCGAATTGACGCACGCCACGCTGCTGCTACCAGCCGATGGCGATACCGCTGCGCTTGAGACGCTTCGCCGCTTTCTCAGCGAGCACAGCACGCTGAGCTGCGCGGTTCTGTGCGCTAACGGCAACGTGACGTTAAACGTCGCACGGCTGTTTCAAAAGCTCGGGCTGCGCCTGGGCGAGGTAGGACTAATGGGCATCGACGAGCTCGACTGGTGTGCACTCGTCGCTCCCGGCATCACAACACTTGCTCAGCCCACCGATACAATCGGCAAAACTGCCGTGCATTGTTTGATGCATCGCATTACGCCTCACAAAGTGGCCATGCCTAAACAGCTCAGCTTTCCACCCAAATTGATGGCACGCGGCTCTACGCAGCGCTAA
- a CDS encoding methyltransferase domain-containing protein — protein MHPNDMSKSNLISSYELTQAGDRYFDGLADKFSRSLYQAPRGELRLAMLDYLLPTMLALKGQKVLDVGGGLGQQAAWFAERGHAVTMSEPSEDMLNYAKHWHRDAKSLPEEAVTYVQAPLQSLADQAPGPWALITCHAVLEWLGDPRAAVATLSTLLAPGGQLSLMVFNRDALRFSNAVKGNLEKALSDRLAGKGKRQRLTPISPVTHADIEQWSAENGLRIEAVAGIRVFQDYLRQPPTTPVERETLLALEKQYCRQDPHWRLGRYLLYTLSKPEITE, from the coding sequence ATGCACCCCAACGATATGTCGAAGAGCAACCTTATAAGTAGCTACGAATTAACGCAGGCTGGCGATCGCTATTTTGACGGTTTAGCCGATAAGTTTTCCCGCTCTCTCTATCAAGCGCCCCGAGGCGAGCTGCGCCTAGCCATGCTCGACTATCTGTTGCCTACCATGCTGGCGTTAAAAGGCCAGAAGGTGCTGGATGTGGGCGGGGGGTTGGGCCAGCAAGCGGCGTGGTTTGCTGAGCGAGGGCACGCGGTGACCATGTCTGAACCTTCAGAAGATATGCTGAATTACGCTAAGCATTGGCACCGTGACGCGAAATCGCTACCGGAAGAGGCCGTTACTTATGTGCAGGCGCCGCTGCAGTCATTAGCCGATCAGGCGCCCGGGCCATGGGCGCTGATTACCTGCCATGCGGTGCTGGAGTGGCTGGGCGATCCGCGGGCGGCAGTGGCTACCTTGAGCACGTTATTAGCGCCCGGCGGGCAGCTGAGTTTGATGGTATTCAATCGCGACGCGCTGCGTTTTTCGAACGCGGTCAAAGGCAATCTAGAAAAGGCTTTGAGCGACCGTTTAGCAGGTAAAGGCAAGCGCCAGCGATTGACGCCCATCTCACCCGTGACCCACGCTGATATTGAGCAGTGGAGCGCTGAGAACGGGCTGCGGATAGAGGCCGTCGCCGGCATTCGTGTGTTCCAGGATTATTTGCGCCAGCCACCCACGACGCCGGTTGAGCGTGAAACGCTGCTGGCACTGGAAAAACAGTACTGCCGCCAAGACCCGCATTGGCGCCTAGGCCGCTATCTACTTTACACATTAAGCAAACCGGAGATCACTGAATGA
- a CDS encoding methyltransferase, with translation MSARVPACQLLERQQDNYAALWVIDPPMDSWLVDQSAGVVSGNQGVLNEWAAKGKQANNPFERAVGEPLGKEVVLFWPKAHQLGIWWLKWLCEQLPTGTPIEIVGEHQGGIKRVPKILAELGMPCDKRDNARRCSLFVTRSAALDLANGNAASESAWQRFEAVGVTLESHPGVFGHGKVDEGTLLMLESLDSCLPNKPLKVLDMGCGDGIVSAWLAQRGHHVTAVDVSAFAIEACKRTLAANGLAGRVLHSDVFSALEGEQFDWIISNPPFHKERDISYGPSQRLINGAPEHLVAGGRLVIVANGFLPYPEHLQRAFQDFQTLADNRRFKVYSAIKPSR, from the coding sequence ATGAGCGCAAGAGTGCCCGCGTGTCAGTTACTAGAACGTCAGCAGGATAATTATGCCGCGCTGTGGGTCATCGACCCTCCCATGGATAGCTGGCTGGTGGATCAGTCAGCGGGCGTGGTCAGTGGCAATCAGGGCGTGTTGAACGAGTGGGCCGCCAAAGGCAAGCAAGCGAACAACCCTTTTGAAAGAGCCGTCGGTGAGCCGTTGGGCAAAGAGGTCGTATTGTTTTGGCCCAAAGCGCACCAGCTGGGCATCTGGTGGCTTAAGTGGCTGTGCGAGCAGCTACCCACCGGCACGCCCATTGAAATAGTGGGTGAGCATCAGGGGGGCATTAAGCGGGTGCCTAAGATACTGGCTGAGCTGGGGATGCCCTGCGATAAGCGAGACAATGCGCGGCGCTGCTCGCTTTTTGTCACGCGCAGCGCGGCGTTAGACTTAGCCAATGGGAATGCGGCCAGCGAAAGCGCTTGGCAACGTTTTGAGGCCGTCGGGGTAACGCTGGAGAGCCATCCCGGCGTTTTTGGTCATGGCAAAGTGGATGAAGGCACGCTGCTGATGCTGGAAAGTCTCGACAGCTGTTTGCCAAACAAGCCGCTTAAAGTGCTCGATATGGGCTGTGGCGACGGCATTGTGAGCGCTTGGCTGGCGCAGCGTGGCCATCATGTGACCGCTGTCGACGTCAGCGCTTTTGCAATAGAAGCCTGTAAGCGCACGTTGGCCGCTAATGGGCTGGCAGGGCGTGTGCTGCATAGTGATGTTTTTAGTGCGCTGGAAGGCGAGCAGTTTGACTGGATTATCAGCAATCCGCCGTTTCACAAAGAGCGTGATATTAGCTATGGACCCAGCCAGCGCTTAATCAACGGAGCGCCAGAGCATCTCGTCGCGGGTGGCCGTTTAGTGATTGTCGCCAATGGCTTTTTACCTTACCCAGAGCACTTGCAGCGCGCGTTCCAAGACTTTCAAACCCTGGCGGATAACCGTCGCTTCAAAGTGTATTCAGCGATCAAACCATCGCGCTAG
- a CDS encoding FadR/GntR family transcriptional regulator — protein MPIQAIRSQRLYRQIADQLQQLISEGEFPPGTLLPAERELALSLGVSRASVREALIALEVVGQVAVRVGHGVVVLESRYTPIEPVMRAAARTEPWALDPEFESEIELNLNEEIPPFSLLQTRRYLEPEIAALAAQNASEEDLRAMRLAYKRNVTDNANGGRNCAGDRLLHIRIAEASGNAAYALLIKHLLGHKYGPMFRRLQDLFMETDMPQRSQDDHERIVEAIEARDPDAARHAMEVHLDHVLNVFFAE, from the coding sequence ATGCCGATTCAAGCTATCCGCTCACAGCGCCTTTATCGTCAGATTGCTGATCAGCTTCAGCAGCTTATCAGCGAAGGAGAATTCCCGCCGGGAACGCTACTCCCTGCTGAGCGCGAGCTTGCCCTATCGCTTGGCGTTAGTCGTGCATCCGTTAGAGAAGCCTTGATTGCGCTGGAAGTGGTAGGCCAAGTGGCCGTGCGTGTTGGCCATGGCGTGGTGGTACTTGAGTCTCGCTACACACCTATCGAACCGGTGATGCGCGCAGCTGCACGCACCGAACCCTGGGCGCTGGACCCCGAGTTCGAGAGCGAAATCGAGCTCAATTTAAATGAAGAAATCCCGCCCTTTTCTCTTCTTCAGACACGTCGCTACCTGGAGCCAGAAATTGCTGCCTTGGCAGCCCAGAATGCATCTGAAGAGGATCTGAGAGCGATGCGCTTAGCGTATAAGCGCAACGTGACCGACAACGCCAACGGCGGGCGCAACTGCGCGGGGGATCGCCTGCTGCATATCCGCATTGCCGAAGCATCGGGCAACGCGGCCTATGCGCTGTTGATCAAGCACCTGCTTGGGCATAAATACGGCCCCATGTTCCGCCGACTCCAAGACTTGTTTATGGAAACGGACATGCCGCAACGCTCTCAGGACGACCACGAACGAATCGTTGAGGCCATTGAGGCACGTGATCCCGATGCGGCCCGCCATGCGATGGAAGTACATCTGGACCACGTGCTCAACGTTTTCTTCGCAGAATGA
- a CDS encoding SDR family oxidoreductase, whose amino-acid sequence MRLKNKTALITAAANGIGRASVERFVAEGARVFATDIDISSLENMPGVEAYRLDVTDSQAIHELASSLPALDILFNCAGMVPGGSILECDEASWQRSMDLNVTSMFHTLQAFLPGMLKNGGGSIINMASLASSIKGVPNRCAYGTSKAAVIGLTKSVAADFMTQGIRCNAICPGTVESPSLKQRIAEQARQEGRSDAEVLEAFKARQPMGRLGRVEEVAALATFLACDESQFITGTTQLIDGGWAN is encoded by the coding sequence ATGAGACTCAAGAATAAAACTGCACTGATCACCGCCGCTGCGAACGGCATTGGGCGTGCCAGCGTCGAGCGCTTTGTTGCCGAAGGCGCGCGCGTATTCGCTACCGATATTGATATTAGCAGCCTAGAAAATATGCCGGGCGTTGAAGCGTATCGCCTGGACGTAACGGACAGCCAGGCGATCCATGAGTTGGCTAGCTCGCTGCCAGCCTTGGACATCCTGTTTAACTGCGCAGGCATGGTTCCCGGAGGCAGCATTTTGGAGTGCGACGAAGCCTCGTGGCAGCGCTCCATGGACCTGAACGTCACCTCGATGTTTCATACTCTGCAGGCTTTCTTGCCCGGTATGTTAAAAAACGGTGGCGGCAGCATTATCAATATGGCGTCACTGGCGTCTAGCATTAAAGGTGTGCCCAATCGCTGTGCCTACGGTACGTCCAAGGCGGCGGTCATTGGACTAACCAAGTCGGTAGCAGCCGACTTTATGACCCAAGGCATTCGCTGTAACGCGATTTGTCCTGGCACCGTTGAGTCACCTTCGTTGAAGCAGCGTATCGCTGAGCAGGCCCGCCAAGAAGGGCGCAGCGATGCCGAGGTGCTTGAGGCGTTCAAGGCGCGGCAGCCGATGGGTAGACTAGGGCGCGTTGAAGAAGTGGCGGCGCTAGCGACATTTTTGGCCTGCGATGAGTCGCAGTTCATTACGGGCACCACTCAGTTAATTGATGGTGGCTGGGCCAACTGA
- a CDS encoding fumarylacetoacetate hydrolase family protein, whose translation MKLVRFGQPGQEKPGIIDSQGAVRDLSAIVDDIAGDVLSDEGLQALRDLDLSSLPEVAADTRLGPCVGRIGKFICIGLNYSDHAAETGSEVPPEPVIFNKWTSAVCGPNDNVEIPRGSKKTDWEVELGVIVGKGGRYIDEADAMSHVAGFCVVNDVSEREYQLERSGTWDKGKGCDTFGPLGPWLVSRDDVADPHQLNMWLEVDGHRYQNGNTRTMVYQVPFLISYLSQFMSLQPGDVISTGTPPGVGMGQQPAVYLRDGQQMRLGIDGLGEQQQRVVQA comes from the coding sequence ATGAAACTCGTACGTTTTGGACAGCCGGGCCAAGAGAAGCCGGGCATTATCGACAGCCAGGGCGCTGTGCGTGACCTTTCCGCCATCGTTGATGATATTGCCGGCGATGTGCTCAGCGATGAAGGGCTGCAGGCGCTTCGCGATCTGGATCTTTCATCATTGCCAGAAGTCGCGGCGGATACTCGTCTAGGACCCTGCGTAGGCCGCATTGGTAAGTTTATTTGCATTGGCCTTAACTATTCCGATCACGCTGCGGAAACGGGTTCTGAAGTGCCGCCAGAGCCGGTCATTTTTAACAAATGGACCAGCGCGGTGTGTGGGCCTAACGACAACGTGGAAATTCCCCGCGGCTCCAAGAAGACCGATTGGGAAGTAGAGCTTGGCGTTATTGTGGGCAAGGGCGGGCGCTACATTGATGAAGCCGATGCCATGTCTCATGTGGCGGGTTTTTGTGTAGTTAACGATGTCTCTGAGCGCGAATATCAGCTGGAGCGAAGCGGCACCTGGGATAAAGGTAAAGGCTGCGATACGTTTGGCCCCTTGGGCCCTTGGCTCGTATCACGCGATGACGTTGCTGACCCTCATCAGCTGAATATGTGGCTTGAGGTGGATGGCCACCGCTATCAAAACGGCAACACCCGCACAATGGTGTATCAGGTGCCTTTTCTGATTAGCTACCTGAGCCAGTTCATGAGCCTGCAGCCGGGTGACGTTATTTCAACCGGAACACCGCCTGGCGTGGGCATGGGCCAGCAGCCAGCAGTTTATCTTCGTGATGGGCAGCAAATGCGCTTAGGCATCGACGGTCTGGGTGAGCAGCAACAGCGCGTCGTTCAAGCCTAG
- a CDS encoding zinc-binding alcohol dehydrogenase family protein — translation MQVLVCSKPHHLELSQASRPACITGHAVVRIRRIGICGTDIHAYGGNQPYFEYPRVLGHELAGEVVETADEQSQHLVGQNVYVIPYLHCGECRACLQGKTNCCQHMQVIGVHRDGGMAEYLAVPTSHLVVSKTLSLDQLALVECMAIGAHAVRRSQLQADELAVVVGAGPIGMGVLQVAKSRGARTLMVDTNASRLAFCRDVLGADAVANPLEDDVAERISQLNGGALAEVVFDATGNPRAMEAGFDLAGHGGRYVLVSIVKADISFNDPDFHKKELTLMGSRNATPEDFACVVSLMESGAINADAMITHRAPLTDVPAKMPQWCDPANHVIKAMITIDTDEAHS, via the coding sequence ATGCAAGTTCTCGTCTGTTCAAAACCGCATCACCTCGAGCTAAGCCAGGCCAGCCGCCCAGCGTGTATCACTGGCCACGCGGTTGTGCGTATTCGTCGTATTGGTATCTGCGGTACGGATATTCACGCCTATGGTGGCAACCAGCCCTACTTTGAATATCCTCGGGTGTTGGGCCACGAGCTTGCCGGGGAAGTGGTCGAGACTGCGGACGAGCAATCGCAGCATTTGGTCGGTCAGAATGTTTACGTGATTCCTTATCTACATTGCGGTGAATGCCGCGCTTGCCTGCAGGGAAAAACCAACTGCTGCCAGCACATGCAGGTCATTGGCGTGCATCGAGACGGCGGAATGGCCGAGTACTTAGCCGTTCCAACCAGCCACCTTGTAGTCTCAAAAACGTTGAGCCTTGATCAGCTTGCGCTCGTGGAATGTATGGCTATTGGTGCGCATGCGGTACGACGTAGTCAGCTGCAGGCGGATGAACTGGCCGTGGTGGTTGGAGCCGGCCCTATTGGAATGGGCGTGCTGCAGGTGGCTAAAAGCCGTGGCGCGCGTACGCTGATGGTAGACACTAATGCTTCACGATTAGCTTTTTGCCGCGATGTGCTGGGTGCTGATGCCGTTGCGAACCCGCTGGAAGACGATGTTGCTGAACGCATCAGCCAATTGAACGGCGGGGCGCTGGCAGAGGTTGTTTTCGATGCAACCGGCAATCCTCGCGCAATGGAGGCCGGTTTCGATCTTGCCGGCCACGGCGGTCGTTATGTGCTGGTCAGTATCGTCAAAGCCGATATTTCATTTAACGATCCTGATTTCCATAAGAAAGAACTCACGCTGATGGGCAGCCGCAATGCGACGCCTGAAGACTTTGCCTGTGTCGTGTCGCTCATGGAAAGTGGCGCTATCAATGCCGATGCGATGATTACGCATCGTGCGCCGCTCACGGATGTGCCCGCCAAAATGCCGCAGTGGTGCGACCCTGCCAATCACGTCATTAAAGCCATGATCACCATCGATACTGACGAGGCGCACTCATGA
- a CDS encoding UxaA family hydrolase, whose protein sequence is MSDLIATQTPHLTLRVHALDNVRVALTDLPAGTVVEDHDTQITLPGPVRHKHKFVLGDMAVGDLVVMYGVTVGKVTQPIAAGGALTTENLVHSTDDLSANSQQTAWQPPAVAAFEKTTFDGYHRPDGRVGTANVWLVVPLVFCENRNIEVLRQCVADALGDDPFQDYKRMARQLLHGESAAASAIPSGERLFPNVDGVRFLVHQLGCGGTDGDAEALCQLLAGYICHPNVAGATVLSLGCQKAQITMLQNAIAERDPACYKTVSYFEQQRSESEEVLIRDALTAIFDGLKQANKVTRQPAPLSELTLGVECGGSDGFSGLSANPLVGAVVDRLVALGGSGILSEFPELCGVEHELLARCSDPNVAERFSSLMAAYQRHAHAVGADFSMNPSPGNVRDGLITDAMKSAGAAKKGGDSPVVDVLDYTEPMTRKGLNLLCTPGNDVESTTGLVGSGANLVLFTTGLGTPTGNPVAPVIKIASNSELASRMSDVIDFDAGPIIRGEADIATLADELLTMCIDTASGRYVTKAVRLSQLDFIPWKRGVSL, encoded by the coding sequence ATGAGTGACCTGATTGCGACGCAAACGCCGCATCTCACTCTGCGCGTTCACGCGCTGGATAATGTCAGAGTGGCACTCACCGACCTGCCCGCAGGCACGGTGGTTGAAGATCATGACACACAGATTACTCTCCCTGGCCCCGTGCGCCATAAGCATAAGTTTGTGCTCGGTGACATGGCGGTTGGTGATTTGGTCGTCATGTACGGCGTTACGGTGGGTAAAGTGACTCAGCCGATTGCCGCAGGCGGCGCGCTTACCACCGAAAACCTAGTGCATTCGACGGATGATTTGTCTGCCAATAGCCAACAAACTGCGTGGCAGCCGCCCGCGGTCGCCGCGTTTGAGAAGACCACGTTTGACGGCTATCACCGCCCCGATGGCCGAGTTGGAACGGCCAACGTGTGGCTCGTGGTGCCGTTGGTGTTTTGTGAAAACCGTAATATTGAGGTGCTTCGCCAGTGCGTTGCTGATGCCCTGGGTGACGATCCTTTTCAAGACTACAAGCGCATGGCGCGGCAGTTATTGCATGGCGAGAGTGCGGCTGCGTCCGCGATACCGTCGGGAGAGCGTTTGTTTCCTAACGTTGATGGCGTGCGTTTTCTGGTTCATCAGCTGGGCTGTGGCGGCACCGACGGCGATGCCGAAGCGCTCTGTCAATTGCTGGCAGGCTATATTTGCCACCCCAACGTAGCGGGGGCAACGGTGCTGAGTTTGGGCTGCCAGAAAGCGCAGATCACCATGCTACAAAATGCCATCGCAGAACGAGATCCCGCGTGCTACAAGACCGTTAGCTATTTCGAGCAGCAGCGCTCTGAGAGTGAAGAAGTGTTAATTCGCGATGCGCTAACGGCTATTTTTGATGGCCTCAAGCAGGCCAATAAAGTCACCCGGCAGCCCGCGCCGCTTTCTGAGCTCACGCTAGGCGTTGAGTGTGGCGGTTCGGATGGTTTTTCCGGGCTTTCGGCCAACCCGCTAGTAGGCGCGGTGGTTGATCGTTTAGTTGCGCTGGGTGGCAGCGGGATTTTAAGTGAGTTTCCTGAGCTGTGCGGTGTCGAGCATGAGCTGCTTGCTCGCTGCAGCGATCCAAACGTTGCCGAGCGGTTTAGCTCGCTGATGGCGGCCTATCAGCGCCATGCCCATGCGGTCGGCGCCGATTTCTCTATGAACCCTTCGCCGGGCAACGTGCGTGATGGCTTGATCACCGATGCGATGAAGTCAGCCGGGGCTGCCAAAAAGGGCGGCGATAGCCCGGTGGTTGACGTACTTGATTACACCGAGCCCATGACGCGTAAGGGGCTTAATCTACTGTGCACCCCAGGCAATGACGTGGAGTCGACGACAGGCTTAGTGGGTTCCGGCGCTAACCTTGTGCTGTTTACGACCGGATTGGGTACGCCGACCGGGAACCCCGTGGCGCCAGTGATTAAAATTGCCAGCAACAGCGAACTCGCCAGCCGTATGAGCGACGTGATCGACTTTGATGCCGGCCCTATTATTCGCGGTGAAGCTGATATCGCAACACTGGCTGATGAACTGCTGACGATGTGTATCGACACCGCATCGGGGCGCTATGTCACCAAAGCCGTGCGGCTTTCACAGCTGGACTTTATCCCCTGGAAGCGGGGCGTCTCGCTGTGA